One window of the Babesia microti strain RI chromosome IV, complete genome genome contains the following:
- a CDS encoding hypothetical protein (overlaps_old_locusTagID:BBM_III06230), whose protein sequence is MEMSDTYDVNVYKNVKDHDLPNTHDAVNNGYNSSTSKAVTIASNNSVEKSIETNGFVLNLDKPYYVFCEDKVGKDEMIKPLIDYSMTNLYEPLQFIKKHNIQQYDNLQPYADVQQNNFLYHQVTSGYGHTKASPQSSLSGYGEQTLTHTYNNVIPYDTRYQQQYNGYEYANYSPNVNYNGDKSYTRVSGDKCSTESSDHSEANKSCKDIASIGDHSTEDHSTIDNHSDNAVSNVLTGETANEEDLPFGNLISRYSDVTPCLMLSNEASIQSNETVQSSNQKHPTSPLQVSTTVTNNTSSGLKYAGYNNYYYNDQITQPIQRMQQMQGAQNVHLIDYKTTYLQQMYNTNDLPMDASVYNWQWPMYKIPQNVYQQHTHSNANYPSMYSQRLLYNKTAGGKWNIDDLKDKPSRLSVKRGKNSSAGRPRLNRSDYACSKCRARATPQWRYLHGVAVCNACYMRARKERMRLKRS, encoded by the coding sequence ATGGAAATGAGCGATACTTATGATGTAAATGTCTACAAAAATGTCAAAGACCACGACCTCCCCAACACACACGACGCGGTAAATAATGGTTACAATTCATCAACTTCGAAGGCTGTTACAATTGCTAGTAATAATTCTGTAGAAAAGAGTATCGAGACCAATGgatttgtattaaatttggataaacCGTACTACGTATTCTGTGAAGACAAAGTGGGAAAGGATGAAATGATTAAACCACTGATTGACTATTCAATGACAAACTTATACGAGCCTCTACAGTTCATAAAAAAAcacaatatacaacaatatgataatttgcaaCCTTATGCTGATGTACagcaaaataatttcttaTACCACCAAGTAACTAGTGGTTATGGCCACACTAAAGCTAGCCCCCAGTCCTCATTGAGTGGTTATGGCGAGCAAACCCTAACGCATACTTATAATAATGTCATCCCATACGATACGCGCTACCAACAACAATATAATGGCTACGAATATGCTAACTATTCACCAAATGTAAACTACAATGGTGATAAAAGTTATACACGAGTATCTGGTGACAAATGCAGTACGGAATCCTCAGATCACAGCGAAGCCAACAAATCTTGCAAAGACATAGCATCTATAGGCGATCACTCGACGGAAGATCATTCAACTATTGATAATCACTCGGATAATGCAGTGTCAAATGTATTAACGGGTGAGACTGCAAATGAAGAGGATCTCCCATTTGGCAACTTGATATCCAGATACAGCGATGTAACTCCGTGTTTGATGCTATCTAATGAAGCATCAATCCAGTCGAATGAAACCGTCCAATCAAGTAATCAAAAACATCCAACATCTCCACTCCAAGTTTCTACAACTGTCACCAACAACACTAGTTCTGGTCTCAAGTACGCAGGCTATAATAATTACTACTACAATGATCAAATAACACAACCAATACAAAGGATGCAGCAGATGCAGGGGGCACAAAATGTACACTTAATAGACTATAAAACAACATACCTTCAACAAATGTACAACACGAACGATTTGCCAATGGATGCTAGTGTTTACAATTGGCAATGGCCCATGTACAAAATACCACAAAACGTATACCAACAACATACACACTCAAATGCAAACTACCCAAGTATGTATAGCCAAAGATTGCTATATAACAAGACAGCAGGCGGGAAGTGGAATATAGATGATTTAAAGGATAAGCCATCTAGATTATCTGTAAAACGCGGTAAAAATTCATCTGCTGGTAGGCCCAGACTAAATAGGAGCGACTATGCATGTTCTAAGTGCCGCGCTAGGGCCACACCGCAATGGAGATATTTGCACGGAGTGGCTGTATGTAATGCATGCTACATGCGAGCAAGGAAGGAAAGAATGCGATTAAAACGTAGTTGA
- a CDS encoding serine/threonine kinase 23 (overlaps_old_locusTagID:BBM_III06225), with the protein MSDTESSIMRENASSEPSSNPPSIYEYYKNEHSDNVSISESIYSVSSDNSDKILDGMQGEVEDFSESEDSASYIMGGYHPVRIGDIYNDRYRIEAKLGWGYFSTVWMATDFKSKPPTYVAIKFQRSADAHTEAVYDEIEMLTKVRNEVLSKEWLESKDLYKSLLQDNYNKTRGVISYLNFFKVHGINGVHICVVFEIMGPNILCLIKMYKFRGIPIHLVKKIAIHVLLGLDYLHRICGIIHTDLKPENILVSSPPIPASLPLESDLHRTSDDKNIHTTLAGDNGDKNDAYKDNNTACPYVKHEIRRGISDPSYITSYSHPHALQTTLYKHYGHNLKKELLNDVSMNKTVDWMPKFELLSNSQSIKTGAGLSLSINSNLNKKPKNSSNKKQIFVETVCGKYQIKPASLDTFHSPNSIFKICDLGNACWVHNHFTDEIQTRQYRSPEAILKCGYCTSADIWSLACVIFELVTGDYLFDPRGSDAKDRDCNHMELIVELLGPIPKSMIKKGKKSKQVLVRCMKNIKQWPIESVLVKKYKMKQNEASELSNFLLCMLKINPEERMPAHELLMHKWLTT; encoded by the exons ATGAGCGACACTGAGAGCAGCATTATGAGAGAAAATGCCTCCTCCGAACCCTCGTCCAATCCTCCCAGTATATACGAATACTACAAAAATGAACACTCTGACAATGTATCTATATCAGAGTCAATTTACTCCGTGAGTTCGGATAATTCcgataaaattttggacGGGATGCAGGGGGAGGTCGAAGATTTTAGTGAAAGTGAAGATTCTGCTTCATATATCATGG GTGGCTATCACCCTGTTAGAATTGGCGATATCTATAATGACCGATATCGCATTGAGGCCAAGCTTGGTTGGGGCTATTTCTCCACCGTATGGATGGCTACTGATTTCAAATCCAAGCCCCCAACTTACGTAGCGATTAAATTTCAACGCAGTGCAGATGCCCATACTGAAGCGGTGTATGATGAAATAGAGATGCTTACTAAAGTTAGGAATGAGGTTTTGTCCAAGGAATGGCTTGAGTCTAAAGATCTTTACAAAAG TCTGTTGCAGGACAATTATAATAAGACGAGGGGTGTAATTTCgtatttgaatttttttaaagTGCACGGGATAAATGGAGTCCATATTTGCGTTGTTTTTGAGATTATGGGTCCAAATATACTGTGCTTGATTAAAATGTACAAGTTTCGGGGG ATTCCAATACATTTGGTTAAAAAAATAGCCATCCATGTATTGCTAGGGCTAGACTACCTCCATCGCATTTGTGGAATAATACACACGGATTTGAAACCGGAAAATATCCTGGTCAGCTCCCCTCCAATACCAGCATCGCTACCATTAGAATCTGATTTGCACAGAACGAGTGATGATAAAAACATCCACACGACTTTGGCTGGTGACAATGgcgataaaaatgatgcATACAAAGACAATAACACAGCGTGTCCCTATGTAAAACATGAGATTAGACGCGGCATTAGTGATCCATCCTACATTACAAGTTACTCCCATCCACATGCTTTACAAACTACACTCTACAAACACTACGGCCATAATCTAAAAAAAGAATTACTGAACGATGTAAGTATGAATAAAACTGTCGACTGGATGCCTAAATTTGAACTACTGAGTAACAGCCAATCAATTAAGACAGGGGCTGGCTTATCACTTTCTATCAACAGTAATTTGAATAAAAAGCCGAAAAATTCGTCTAATAagaaacaaatatttgtggAAACTGTATGTGGGAAATACCAGATTAAACCGGCAAGTCTAGATACATTTCATTCTCCCAATTCAATATTCAAAATCTGCGACCTGGGCAATGCATGCTGGGTCCACAACCACTTTACCGATGAAATACAGACGAGACAATATAGATCGCCAGAagcaattttaaaatgtgGTTACTGTACATCTGCTGACATTTGGTCACTAGCCTGCGTAATATTCGAACTTGTGACAGGAGATTACTTATTCGACCCTCGGGGCAGCGACGCCAAAGATCGCGACTGCAATCATATGGAATTAATAGTTGAACTATTAGGGCCAATTCCCAAGAGTATGATCAAAAAGGGcaaaaaatccaaacaAGTACTAGTTAGGTGtatgaaaaatatcaaacaatgGCCCATAGAAAGCGTCTTGGTGAAAAAGTACAAAATGAAGCAAAATGAAGCCAGTGAATTGTCTAATTTCCTTTTGTGCATGTTAAAGATCAATCCTGAGGAGAGGATGCCAGCGCATGAGTTACTAATGCACAAATGGCTCACAACTTGA
- a CDS encoding hypothetical protein (overlaps_old_locusTagID:BBM_III06235), translating into MLSFLKQILLPTIIPLTYCMVPCSNVFNYKSQLIASETINTDSLRDTWLTSLNQNADVHNHKNDNNSNISVSNLKESALSTLFHPSSSDEIQPKCRDIYDDRWFEPSWRLRHLFNGNNYSVCAMHTVGDGNCLYNAISPIITCIDNRHKLIVPAPTYDVTNKFKQMISRIIRSQCKEYTPKCLKYLAAIDFIGVNFEDREDLAQFDNENFIEKLELYKQAYVGAGKDLVDLDPLIAKLRKNPMCKNAYRELFDQLTQFKSPLHWGNEADIASLEKIFNIKFIICHDNGTIFSVPTYLSCPQFVSFLHYSEAHYSTAALFAHVDTKNDKKHAKRIYYDMHNIPEFLKSCLN; encoded by the coding sequence ATGTTATCATTTCTCAAACAAATTCTTTTGCCGACAATTATCCCATTAACATACTGTATGGTTCCATGCAGTAatgtttttaattataaatcgCAGTTAATTGCAAGCGAAACAATTAATACTGACTCACTTAGAGATACTTGGTTGACCAGTTTAAATCAGAACGCCGATGTCCATAACCACAAAAATGACAATAATAGTAACATAAGCGTCTCAAATTTGAAAGAATCTGCACTTTCTACTCTATTTCATCCGTCATCATCGGATGAAATACAACCCAAATGCAGAGACATATATGACGATCGATGGTTTGAGCCTTCGTGGCGCTTGCGCCATTTATTCAATGGTAACAACTATTCAGTGTGTGCAATGCATACTGTTGGCGATGGGAACTGCTTATACAATGCCATATCACCTATAATCACTTGTATAGATAATAGgcacaaattaattgtcCCTGCACCAACTTATGATGTcactaataaatttaaacaaatgaTATCGAGAATTATACGTTCTCAATGCAAGGAATACACTCCAAAATGTCTTAAATACTTGGCTGCTATTGATTTCATAGGTGTAAACTTTGAGGATAGAGAGGATCTGGCACAGTTTGACAATGAGAATTTTATCGAAAAATTGgaattatataaacaagCATATGTCGGGGCTGGAAAAGACCTTGTGGATTTGGACCCTTTGATTGCAAAATTAAGAAAAAATCcaatgtgtaaaaatgcTTATAGAGAATTATTTGATCAACTAACCCAGTTCAAATCCCCTTTACACTGGGGAAACGAAGCAGATATAGCATCATTGGAGAAGATTTTCaacatcaaattcattatatgTCACGACAATGGaacaatattttcagtACCCACGTATTTATCATGTCCACAATTTGTTTCGTTCTTGCATTATAGCGAAGCTCATTATTCCACAGCTGCTCTATTTGCCCACGTGGATACCAAAAATGATAAGAAGCACGCGAAGAGAATTTACTATGATATGCATAATATCCCTGAGTTCCTGAAAAGTTGtttgaattaa
- a CDS encoding conserved Plasmodium protein, unknown function (overlaps_old_locusTagID:BBM_III06235): MHNIFNLPVLAIFILHSCNYVESYVTGREANINTSQHESPQNNSARPNKDMINGKFEAETTQNPLSNKMQYFRHDAESTTCESKKANADFHELKLAKLRDKLNEMRHIFLKRGKNILKLYDLVNMVMDENATSVGDRAALNICSNFGWDDADSGWKRRFSTYNYHLCRMDQGGGGDCFFHSLAGSLRNSGYTKGKIKSFNTDNPHFARFAPINLTDSHYFTHVELRKMAAAFFITYNPERIDDIEHFDEETFLNRMQFYKVGDIKNLDTSEDKYKFKLSKKIGTVPIITIANKVYKLHAEVSGKHWGDAFDKAALEKILNISIILFRSGDSCLLLGDYDRFSSPKAFVLIYYFNMCHYQSCGLVKIGNPTKIQSTYSKDELPDTLSLIAFLDTGIEIKS; the protein is encoded by the exons ATGCACAATATCTTTAATTTACCTgttttggcaatttttattttacataGTTGTAATTATG TCGAAAGCTATGTAACTGGAAGGGAAGCTAACATAAATACTTCACAGCATGAATCGCCTCAAAACAATTCAGCACGACCAAATAAAGACATGATTAACGGAAAATTTGAGGCCGAAACTACACAAAACCCCCTTTCAAATAAGATGCAATATTTTCGACATGATGCAGAATCTACCACATGCGAGTCCAAAAAAGCAAATGCTGATTTTCACGAGCTTAAGTTAGCTAAATTACGGGATAAACTTAATGAAATGAggcatatatttttaaaacgtggtaaaaatatactGAAGTTATATGACTTGGTGAATATGGTAATGGACGAAAACGCTACTAGCGTTGGAGATAGGGCTGCGTTGaatatttgttcaaattttggTTGGGATGATGCAGATAGTGGCTGGAAACGTAGATTTTCAACTTACAACTACCACCTTTGCCGAATGGACCAGGGCGGGGGTGGCGATTGCTTCTTTCACTCACTAGCTGGTTCTCTACGCAATTCTGGGTATACAAAGGGTAAAATCAAGAGTTTTAACACCGATAACCCCCATTTTGCGCGATTTGCACCGATAAATTTAACTGATTCACACTATTTTACCCATGTGGAGTTGAGGAAAATGGCTGCAGCCTTTTTCATAACATATAATCCAGAGCGAATAGATGATATTGAACATTTTGACGAggaaacatttttaaatagaATGCAGTTTTATAAAGTGGgtgatattaaaaatttggataCTAGTGAAGACAAGTATAAGTTTAAACTTAGTAAGAAAATAGGCACTGTGCCTATAATTACGATTGCCAATAAAGTATACAAATTGCATGCAGAAGTGTCTGGCAAACATTGGGGAGATGCTTTTGACAAAGCCGCTTTGGAAAAGATActcaatatatcaattatccTATTCCGTAGCGGCGATTCTTGTTTGCTATTGGGCGATTACGATCGTTTTAGCTCCCCGAAGGCCTttgtattaatatattatttcaatatGTGTCACTACCAGTCTTGTGGACTGGTGAAAATTGGAAACCCGACAAAGATACAATCCACATATAGCAAAGACGAACTTCCAGACACGCTTTCTTTAATAGCCTTTTTGGACACTGGAATAGAGATTAAGTCGTAA